The following are encoded in a window of Colletotrichum lupini chromosome 3, complete sequence genomic DNA:
- a CDS encoding superoxide dismutase — translation MKSFSVVSIIAAAAVGRVASQSTGELGDATIVSNPAGVVYEAVLPEKPFYKAGSLEGNVQGSIVAVTAPDGKGVEFKVRFSNLPKEGGPFTYHLHVDPVPEDGNCTKTLAHLDPFIRGEATKCDSSKPETCQVGDLSGKHGAVAVDYEKTYVDPYLSIVEGPGSFFGNRSFVFHFANKTRISCANFKLITKPDTHDNCSTTTAATMSGTGAAPTATSSPTSSIVPFPGAASTSGASISLMIAGFAAVLFAL, via the exons ATGAAGTCCTTCTCCGTCGTCTCCATCATCGCCGCCGCGGCTGTTGGCCGTGTCGCTTCCCAGTCCACTGGC GAACTTGGCGATGCCACCATCGTCTCCAACCCGGCCGGTGTTGTTTACGAGGCTGTCCTTCCCGAGAAGCCCTTCTACAAGGCCGGCTCTCTTGAGGGCAACGTCCAGGGCTCCATCGTCGCCGTGACTGCCCCCGATGGCAAGGGTGTCGAATTCAAGGTCCGATTCTCGAACCTTCCCAAGGAGGGCGGTCCTTTCA CCTACCACCTCCACGTTGACCCCGTCCCCGAGGATGGCAACTGCACCAAGACGCTCGCCCATCTCGATCCCTTCATCCGCGGCGAGGCCACCAAATGCGATAGCTCCAAGCCCGAGACGTGCCAGGTCGGTGACCTGAGCGGCAAGCACGGCGCCGTCGCCGTCGACTACGAAAAGACCTACGTCGACCCTTACCTCTCCATCGTCGAGGGCCCCGGCTCCTTCTTCGGTAACCGCAGCTTCGTCTTCCACTTCGCCAACAAGACTCGCATCAGCTGCGCCAACTTCAAGCTCATCACCAAGCCCGACACGCACGACAATTGCTCCACCACTACTGCGGCGACCATGAGCGGAACCGGCGCCGCCCCTACCGCCACCTCTTCGCCGACAAGCTCCATCGTGCCTTTCCCCGGTGCCGCCTCTACAAGCGGCGCTTCCATCTCGCTCATGATTGCCGGTTTCGCCGCTGTCTTGTTTGCGCTATGA